The genomic DNA GCCGATATCTGATACCAGCGGATTTACAACCACCTTTTCCCCTCCCGGGTTCATAGGTTTGTGCCGGAAGTTAAAAAACGGTTGTAATTGTCCGTCTCATTACTGAGAGCCCGTCATAACAACACCCCTCCTGATTTGATGGGCTCCTTTCAAACAGAGAACTGATAAAACATTTCATCTTCTTTACGATTACTTAAAAAAGGAAAAACAATCCGGATGCTGGGTTTGTATTAAATACAGAGTCGTGGATTAGCAACATTCCTGTTATAGGCAAATTCCTTGCCAGATGATAAGGTATGAAAAAACTTCCAACCGGTCAGTAATACCTATGAGCTACGGTGGCCATAACGGTTTCTCTCCTGAATGCTCTTTTGATAGCACCTGGAATTGACACAGAAACACCATCCGGAAATGATGTGTCGTGGATCTGCCCACTGACAGGCACACGTTCAATACATAACATAGGGTTATGCTTTGGGTTACAAATATATGTTCCAAAGTTCATTTTGTAAACAAAGTCTTCAGGGTGAATCAGGAGAGGGGGTGTAATTGTTCATGACCATTGGAGAGCGTATCAGAGTACGGAGGAAGTGTCTTGGGCTGTCTCTGCGCGATATGGCACAGAAGATCGAGAGATCGCATACAACAGTGGATAAATTTGAAAAGGGTCTTCTCGTGCCTGATTCGGGGGTGTTGATCCGTCTGAGCGAAGTCCTTGAGATACCGCTTGCTGCACTTCTCAGGCCGTCCCGCCATACCCATGAGATACCAGATGGCCAGATCAGTTTCCGGACAAAAAAGATCAGCGGAAAGGAGAGAATGCGTATTGAAGCAGAGACGAAAGACTGGCTGGAGCGGTACCTCTCCATTGAAGAGCTGAGCGGAATCCGCAGAATATTTGAGATGCCTGCAGGATTCCCAAGAGAAGTCTCATGCTATGATGAGGTTGAGCAGGCAGCAGATGTTCTTCGGAAAGCCTGGGTTCTTGGGGATCATCCCGTTGATAACCTCACCTCATTGCTTGAAGATAAGGGCATGAAGATTGGGATCATCAGGGGGATTACGAAGTTCGATGCCCTCTGCACCCGTTTTGGGGATGATCTTGTCATCCTGATGCGAGATGGGCTCTCGTATGCACGGCAGAGGTTTACCCTTGCCCATGAGCTTGGTCACTGCCTCCTGATACCGGGGGACGGTATGGATCATGAAAAAGTAATGCACCGGTTTGCTGGTGCATTCCTGGTTCCATCCACACGAGCCTTCTTTGAACTTGGAAGCAGCCGCAGGCAGATATCTGTTCACGAACTTGCGCTCTTGAAAGAGAAGTACGGACTCTCAATGAGTGCATGGATATACAGGGCATCTGATCTTGGTATTATTTCAGCAGATACCCATACCAGGATGAGGAAAGAGTTCTCAGTGCTTGGATGGAATCGAAAGGAACCCGGTGATGAAAAGGCAGGCGATGATCCAGTCTCCCTCGAATCACTTGTCTATCGATCCCTTGCAGAAGGTATCATCTCTGTCTCAAAGGCAGCAGAACTCTTAAACCAGAATATCGCTGAATTTTACGTTCTGAATGGAGACGCTTCGCGTGACAGCACGGCAACTGTATGTCATTGATACGAACGCGATCATCGATCTGAATGAAGCGGATCTGATTTCGGATCTCTTTCAACTGCCCTGCAGTTTTGTCGTCTCAGATTTCGTCCAGAAAGAGCTGTTGCATCCTCCGTTTACTGCGCTTCTCGATCTGGGGCTCTCTGTCCTGTCTCTGAGTCCGGATTCAGTTCGGGAATTGATGGGTCTGATTGACAGGTATCCGCAACCTTCCTATGCCGATCTCTCTGTTATGGTTCTTGCAAAACAGGTGAAGAGACCTCTCCTTACCGGAGATCGGGCGCTCATCCATGTTGCGGTTGCCCAGGGGGTTGAATGGTGTGGCACCTGCTGGCTACTGGATTACATGGTGAATTCAGGAGTGATAACCCCTGAGAGGGCTATCACTGCTTTGCAGAGGATGCGTTTACGTAAGCGCAATCCGCCGCAGGATGAATGCCGACAGCTTGTCATGCAATGGAAGAAATATCGGGGTATATTCTGATCATCTGAAGCCAGCCAATCAGATTGGGTTTATAAATCCCTCATTTTCTTCCCTAATCCCAACTACACAGACGCCTTCCTGAAAAGAAATGCCCCTATAACAATCATCACCACCGTGCTGGCACTGAGCACCGCAAGGCTTACAAGCGGGTGGATTGCCGAGGTGCCGAGGAGTCCATACCTGATTCCTTCGACACCATGGGTGAGCGGGTTTGCAAGTGTCAGGGGAATTACCCACCC from Methanocalculus natronophilus includes the following:
- a CDS encoding helix-turn-helix domain-containing protein produces the protein MTIGERIRVRRKCLGLSLRDMAQKIERSHTTVDKFEKGLLVPDSGVLIRLSEVLEIPLAALLRPSRHTHEIPDGQISFRTKKISGKERMRIEAETKDWLERYLSIEELSGIRRIFEMPAGFPREVSCYDEVEQAADVLRKAWVLGDHPVDNLTSLLEDKGMKIGIIRGITKFDALCTRFGDDLVILMRDGLSYARQRFTLAHELGHCLLIPGDGMDHEKVMHRFAGAFLVPSTRAFFELGSSRRQISVHELALLKEKYGLSMSAWIYRASDLGIISADTHTRMRKEFSVLGWNRKEPGDEKAGDDPVSLESLVYRSLAEGIISVSKAAELLNQNIAEFYVLNGDASRDSTATVCH